In Acidobacteriota bacterium, one DNA window encodes the following:
- the rph gene encoding ribonuclease PH, whose product MPRLDGRLPDMVRPTKLTTGVSIHAEGSVLIEVGLTRVLCTASTEERVPPFLRGSGKGWVTAEYGMLPRATSTRTTREATTGKVGGRTQEIQRLIGRSLRSVVNQTELGERTIWIDCDVLQADGGTRTASITGGFVALVLALERLREQGTLARVPVTDYVAATSVGVVDGTPLLDLAYTEDSKAEVDMNVIKTSDGRFIEVQGTAESKPFSRAELDALLALADMGIRALIEQQRGAVGKILKY is encoded by the coding sequence ATGCCCCGACTGGATGGCCGTCTTCCCGACATGGTGCGGCCGACGAAACTGACGACTGGCGTGTCGATTCACGCCGAAGGATCCGTGCTGATCGAGGTCGGCCTCACGCGCGTGCTGTGCACGGCGTCGACCGAGGAGCGCGTGCCCCCCTTTCTCCGGGGATCCGGCAAGGGCTGGGTCACGGCGGAGTACGGCATGCTGCCGCGCGCGACGTCCACTCGAACGACGCGCGAGGCGACGACGGGCAAGGTGGGCGGCCGCACGCAGGAGATCCAGCGGCTGATCGGCCGCTCGCTCCGCTCGGTCGTGAACCAGACCGAGCTCGGCGAGCGGACGATCTGGATCGACTGCGACGTGCTGCAGGCCGACGGCGGCACGCGCACGGCGTCGATCACGGGCGGCTTCGTCGCGCTCGTGCTCGCGCTCGAACGCCTGCGCGAGCAGGGGACGCTCGCCCGCGTGCCGGTGACTGACTACGTCGCGGCGACCAGCGTCGGCGTGGTCGACGGCACGCCGCTGCTCGATCTCGCCTACACCGAGGATTCGAAGGCCGAGGTGGACATGAACGTCATCAAGACCTCGGACGGCCGCTTCATCGAAGTGCAGGGCACGGCTGAGTCGAAGCCCTTCAGCCGCGCCGAACTCGACGCGCTGCTCGCCCTGGCCGACATGGGCATCCGCGCGTTGATCGAACAGCAGCGCGGCGCCGTCGGAAAGATCCTGAAGTACTGA
- a CDS encoding CDP-alcohol phosphatidyltransferase family protein has translation MATTPLTASQFSRTEPAPSATRDLRSLTAAWEKKALIWMARRIPRAIHSDHLTALALVAMAGAGASYWLASTTPVGLWLASLCLVVNWFGDSLDGTLARVRDRQRPRYGFYVDHVVDEFGVAFLLGGLALSGYMSPPVAIALMVVYFMLCIEVFLATHVLGRFRMSFFKVGPTELRLLLIAGNAVAVWHPTANVLGSTLPVFDVGGAIGAAGLLVTLLYSAARNTRALYRLEPLPGAERS, from the coding sequence ATGGCCACCACGCCGCTGACTGCGTCCCAGTTCTCCAGGACCGAGCCCGCTCCTTCCGCCACGCGCGATCTCAGGAGCCTGACCGCCGCGTGGGAGAAGAAGGCGCTGATCTGGATGGCGCGCCGGATCCCGCGCGCGATCCACTCGGACCATCTCACCGCGCTGGCGCTCGTCGCGATGGCTGGGGCCGGAGCGTCGTACTGGTTGGCGAGCACGACGCCCGTAGGTCTCTGGCTCGCCTCGCTGTGCCTCGTCGTCAACTGGTTCGGCGACAGCCTCGACGGCACACTCGCCCGCGTGCGCGATCGTCAACGGCCGCGGTACGGCTTCTACGTGGATCACGTCGTGGACGAGTTCGGCGTCGCGTTCCTGCTCGGCGGGCTCGCGCTCTCTGGCTACATGAGCCCTCCGGTGGCCATCGCCCTGATGGTCGTGTACTTCATGCTGTGCATCGAGGTCTTCCTCGCCACGCACGTGCTCGGCCGGTTCCGGATGAGCTTTTTCAAAGTCGGACCGACCGAACTGCGGCTGCTGCTCATCGCAGGAAACGCCGTGGCTGTCTGGCATCCCACCGCGAACGTGCTCGGCTCCACGCTGCCCGTGTTCGACGTCGGCGGGGCGATTGGCGCGGCTGGCCTGCTCGTCACGCTGCTCTACTCTGCCGCGCGGAACACGCGCGCGTTGTATCGGCTCGAGCCGCTTCCCGGAGCTGAACGCTCGTGA
- a CDS encoding GerMN domain-containing protein — protein sequence MTAVRRGDPPDDARAGTAAAESQNGQARAVVRISRTHLWAAGLAGATVLALGVWLVTAKLPALLHRSAASGAPAAEAPVSSHDGRRILATLYYVADDGYGLVATRGTALYGATPEEQARQIVVAQVQAPPSGQRSAIPDGTTVRTVFLTQDGRAYVDLGGAIRTGHTGGSFDEALAAYAIVNALTVNLPSVTAVQILIDGQQVDTLAGHLDLRYPLSKALEWVRKGP from the coding sequence GTGACGGCAGTACGCCGCGGCGATCCGCCAGACGACGCGCGTGCCGGCACCGCCGCCGCGGAGAGCCAGAACGGTCAGGCTCGCGCCGTCGTGCGGATCTCGCGGACGCACCTGTGGGCGGCCGGCCTGGCCGGCGCGACGGTGCTCGCGCTCGGCGTCTGGCTCGTCACGGCCAAGCTGCCGGCCCTGCTCCATCGCTCGGCCGCCAGCGGCGCGCCTGCGGCCGAGGCGCCGGTCTCGAGCCACGACGGCCGGCGTATTCTCGCGACGCTGTACTACGTGGCCGACGACGGCTACGGCCTCGTGGCGACGCGGGGCACGGCGCTCTACGGTGCGACCCCCGAGGAACAGGCCAGACAGATCGTCGTCGCGCAGGTGCAGGCGCCGCCGAGCGGCCAACGGTCCGCCATTCCGGATGGCACGACCGTCCGCACCGTGTTCCTCACGCAGGACGGCCGCGCGTACGTGGATCTCGGCGGCGCGATCCGCACGGGCCACACCGGCGGATCGTTCGACGAAGCGCTGGCCGCCTACGCGATCGTCAACGCCCTCACGGTGAACCTGCCGAGCGTGACCGCCGTGCAGATCCTCATCGACGGCCAGCAGGTGGACACGCTGGCCGGCCACCTCGATCTGAGATACCCGCTGAGCAAGGCGCTCGAGTGGGTGCGGAAAGGACCATGA
- a CDS encoding GtrA family protein: MTSRRGVAFVAVGALGFAVQIGTVWSCTVLAGVPHAVATALGVATAIVHKYEWHRRWTWRDRTGRSPGAAPFVRFVVATGALSLVGNVAIVSLLVANLPIGVVAANAGAVTACAFANFVVTDRLVFTPR; the protein is encoded by the coding sequence GTGACGTCACGCCGGGGCGTGGCGTTCGTCGCGGTGGGCGCGCTGGGCTTCGCCGTGCAGATCGGGACGGTCTGGTCGTGCACGGTCCTGGCTGGCGTGCCGCATGCCGTCGCCACGGCGCTCGGCGTGGCGACGGCCATCGTCCACAAGTACGAATGGCACCGGCGCTGGACATGGCGCGATCGCACCGGCCGCTCGCCCGGCGCGGCGCCGTTCGTGCGCTTCGTCGTGGCGACGGGTGCGCTCTCGCTCGTCGGCAACGTCGCGATTGTCTCGCTGCTCGTGGCCAACCTGCCCATCGGCGTCGTGGCGGCCAACGCCGGCGCCGTCACGGCCTGCGCGTTCGCCAACTTCGTCGTCACCGATCGGCTCGTGTTCACACCGCGCTGA
- a CDS encoding N-acetylmuramoyl-L-alanine amidase: MSSRISRVASYPAVACIAAAVVLSLVATASSQTPGAFVLYTPEARHQLTVRTLGGAEFVSLEQLASIFKLRITEDTLVGGLTVQGSGQTILLIPGQSFASIGPGKVVALPAALQRDRNTWLVPIDFLRLALGPALGQRVEIRRPARTVLFGDVRLPQITARIDRVPPNARVTLELQSPAPHRVTREGNRLLVRFDAVDVDLAPVQGEADEFAPAVHADGTTVVVDLGPSAANYRADDSDPARVTIDLLAPGAPPAAPPPVPVARAAAPDPGTTGRSTGLDTIVLDPGHGGDDDGVRGPGGTKEKDYVLQFARRLKAAIETRIGLRVVLTRDADEAVPLDRRAAIANNDKTDLLISLHLNASVRQETRGAQVLALNAAEYANRTGTSEVSEPPVPVIGGGTRAIDLVPWDLAQLPFVDRSVAVAATLARQLKAHQVPLLSDDPAYLPLRPLVSANMPAVMLEMGFLSNGDEEAALNRADRPGAIVEAVIATVEELRRSAPLPPPLPGARP, translated from the coding sequence TTGTCTTCCCGGATCTCGCGCGTCGCGTCCTATCCGGCGGTGGCCTGCATTGCGGCCGCCGTCGTGCTGTCGCTCGTCGCGACCGCGTCGTCTCAGACGCCGGGAGCCTTCGTGCTCTACACGCCTGAGGCGCGCCATCAGCTCACCGTGCGCACGCTCGGCGGCGCGGAGTTCGTCTCGCTGGAGCAGCTCGCGTCGATCTTCAAGCTGCGCATCACGGAAGACACGCTCGTCGGCGGGCTCACGGTCCAGGGCAGCGGCCAGACCATCCTCCTGATCCCGGGGCAGTCGTTCGCCTCGATCGGACCCGGCAAAGTCGTCGCGCTGCCGGCGGCCCTCCAGCGCGATCGCAACACGTGGCTCGTGCCGATCGACTTCCTGCGGCTCGCGCTCGGACCTGCGCTCGGCCAACGCGTGGAGATCCGGCGGCCCGCCCGCACGGTCCTGTTCGGAGACGTGCGCCTGCCGCAAATCACCGCGCGCATCGACCGCGTGCCGCCCAACGCGCGCGTCACGCTCGAGCTGCAGTCGCCGGCGCCGCATCGCGTCACCCGCGAGGGCAACCGGCTGCTCGTGCGGTTCGACGCCGTGGACGTCGATCTCGCGCCGGTGCAAGGGGAAGCCGACGAGTTCGCGCCGGCCGTGCACGCCGACGGCACGACCGTCGTGGTCGATCTCGGTCCGTCCGCGGCCAACTATCGCGCGGACGACTCGGACCCGGCGCGCGTGACGATCGATCTGCTCGCGCCCGGGGCACCGCCGGCCGCGCCGCCGCCCGTGCCGGTCGCCCGCGCCGCTGCGCCCGACCCTGGCACGACCGGCCGTTCCACCGGCCTGGACACGATCGTGCTCGATCCCGGGCATGGCGGCGACGATGACGGCGTGCGTGGGCCGGGGGGCACGAAGGAAAAGGACTACGTCCTGCAGTTCGCGCGACGGCTCAAGGCGGCGATCGAAACGCGCATCGGGCTGCGGGTCGTGCTGACGCGCGATGCCGACGAGGCCGTGCCGCTGGATCGCCGGGCAGCCATCGCCAACAACGACAAAACGGATCTTCTGATCAGCCTGCACCTCAACGCCTCGGTGCGCCAGGAGACGCGCGGCGCGCAGGTGCTCGCGCTCAACGCGGCCGAGTACGCGAACCGCACCGGCACATCGGAAGTGAGCGAGCCGCCTGTCCCCGTGATTGGCGGAGGAACGCGCGCGATCGATCTCGTGCCGTGGGATCTCGCGCAGTTGCCGTTCGTCGATCGGTCCGTCGCGGTCGCCGCGACGCTGGCGCGCCAGCTCAAGGCGCATCAGGTGCCGCTCTTGAGCGACGACCCGGCGTATCTGCCGCTGCGTCCGCTCGTGTCGGCGAACATGCCCGCCGTCATGCTCGAGATGGGTTTCCTCTCCAACGGCGACGAGGAGGCGGCGTTGAATCGGGCCGACCGGCCCGGCGCGATCGTCGAGGCGGTGATCGCCACGGTGGAGGAACTTCGGCGGAGTGCGCCCCTTCCGCCGCCGCTGCCCGGGGCGCGGCCGTGA